A window of Trichoderma atroviride chromosome 3, complete sequence contains these coding sequences:
- a CDS encoding uncharacterized protein (CAZy:GT39~TransMembrane:9 (i49-71o144-162i194-214o226-259i280-305o600-621i642-662o668-685i697-721o)): MAAEKAALASGADLGDGLRKRQVASPGAPSLNASQPDDKKKLAKKEKSFFEVFADIESIVAPLIFTAVAIFTRLYKIGISDIVTWDEAHFGKFGSYYIKHEYYFDVHPPLGKMLVGLSGVLAGYNGSFEFKSGEKYPEDVNYTFMRAFNAAFGIACIPMAYFTAKELKLTRPAVWLVTLMVLCENSYTTISRFILLDSMLLCGTFATTLCWAKFHNQRRNSFEPEWFFWLFMTGVSIGCVCSVKLVGLFVTALVGLYTIEDLWAKYGDRRMPIPVLAAHFSARVVGLIVVPFLIYMLSFALHFAILDSTGPGDAQMSSLFQANLKGTEVGKNSPLEIALGSRATIKNMGYGGGLLHSHVQTYPEGSGQQQVTCYHHKDANNDWFFYPNRYEPDYDAEGDLRFIGDGSVIRLIHAQTGRNLHSHDIDAPVTKSHREVSSYGNLTVGDDKDHWQIEVVRDAASRDRSKIRTLTTAFRLKHTALDCYLRAGNVNLPQWGFKQIEVTCDKQNNPRDTYTHWNVEAHWNDKLPESDPNVYKSPFIHDFIHLNVAMMTSNNALVPDPDKQDDLASQWWQWPILNVGLRMCGWDDNIVKYFLLGNPFIYWGSTVSLGLVGLVVVWYIVRWQRGYRELDNQEIDQIHYAGIYPIIGWFLHYLPFVIMARVTYVHHYYPALYFAILSLGFLVDWTMRNRAAVVQGVIYGVLYSVIIGLYILFMPICWGMTGNNQQYSYLKWFDNWRISD, from the exons ATGGCTGCCGAAAAGGCCGCTCTCGCCTCTGGCGCTGACCTGGGCGATGGCTTGAGGAAGCGACAGGTTGCCTCACCAGGCGCGCCCTCGCTCAATGCATCCCAGCCagatgacaagaagaagcttgcgAAGAAG GAGAAATCCTTCTTCGAAGTGTTTGCAGATATAGAGTCCATCGTTGCCCCGCTGATCTTCACGGCCGTTGCCATCTTCACTCGATTGTATAAAATCGGCATTAGCGATATCGTGACTTGGGATGAGGCTCA CTTTGGCAAGTTTGGCAGCTACTACATCAAGCATGAATACTACTTCGACGTCCACCCTCCCCTGGGAAAGATGCTGGTTGGTCTCTCTGGAGTCCTCGCCGGCTACAACGGATCCTTCGAGTTCAAGTCTGGCGAGAAATACCCCGAAGATGTCAACTACACCTTTATGCGAGCCTTTAATGCCGCCTTTGGCATTGCCTGTATCCCCATGGCCTACTTTACcgccaaggagctcaagcTGACTCGACCTGCTGTCTGGCTCGTTACGCTGATGGTTCTGTGCGAAAATTCCTACACCACAATCAGCCGCTTTATTCTCCTCGACTCCATGCTGCTCTGTGGAACCTTTGCTACCACTCTTTGCTGGGCCAAATTCCACAACCAGCGACGCAACAGCTTCGAGCCCGAATGGTTTTTTTGGCTCTTCATGACTGGTGTAAGCATTGGATGTGTTTGCAGTGTCAAGCTCGTGGGTCTCTTTGTTACTGCTCTTGTCGGTCTTTACACAATTGAGGATCTCTGGGCAAAGTATGGCGATAGGAGGATGCCGATT CCTGTTCTCGCCGCTCACTTTTCCGCTCGTGTCGTGGGACTCATCGTCGTTCCTTTCCTCATCTACATGCTCTCGTTTGCTCTGCATTTTGCCATTCTCGATTCCACCGGTCCCGGCGATGCCCAGATGAGCTCTCTCTTCCAAGCCAACTTGAAGGGAACCGAGGTCGGCAAGAACAGCCCTCTTGAGATTGCCCTTGGATCTCGCGCCACTATCAAGAACATGGGTTATGGCGGTGGTCTTCTTCACTCTCACGTTCAGACCTACCCTGAGGGctctggccagcagcaagtcACCTGCTACCACCACAAAGATGCCAACAACGATTGGTTTTTTTACCCCAACCGCTACGAGCCCGATTACGACGCCGAAGGTGATTTGCGATTCATCGGTGATGGATCAGTCATTCGCCTCATTCACGCCCAGACTGGCCGCAACTTGCACTCTCACGATATTGACGCCCCCGTTACCAAGTCCCACCGCGAGGTTTCTAGCTACGGTAACCTCACTGTTGGAGATGACAAGGATCACTGGCAGATTGAAGTTGTCCGGGATGCGGCATCTCGTGACCGCAGCAAGATCCGCACTTTGACTACTGCTTTCCGTCTCAAGCACACTGCACTGGACTGCTATCTTCGAGCAGGCAACGTCAACCTTCCTCAATGGGGCTTCAAGCAGATTGAAGTTACTTGTGACAAGCAAAACAATCCTCGTGACACTTATACTCACTGGAACGTTGAGGCTCACTGGAACGACAAGC TCCCTGAGAGTGATCCCAATGTTTACAAGTCGCCCTTCATCCACGActtcatccatctcaacGTAGCCATGATGACATCCAACAATGCCCTTGTGCCGGATCCCGATAAGCAGGACGACTTGGCCTCCCAGTGGTGGCAATGGCCCATCCTCAACGTGGGACTTCGTATGTGCGGCTGGGATGACAACATTGTCAAGTATTTCCTCCTTGGCAACCCATTCATCTACTGGGGCAGCACAGTATCtctcggcctcgtcggcctcgtcgtgGTCTGGTATATCGTGCGATGGCAGCGCGGCTACAGGGAGCTGGACAACCAGGAGATTGACCAGATCCACTACGCCGGTATCTACCCCATCATCGGCTGGTTCTTGCACTATCTTCCTTTTGTCATCATGGCGCGTGTCACCTACGTGCACCACTACTACCCTGCCCTGTATTTCGCCATCCTGTCTCTGGGCTTCTTGGTCGATTGGACCATGAGGAACCGCGCAGCCGTCGTGCAAGGCGTCATCTATGGCGTCCTGTACAGCGTCATTATCGGGCTTTATATCCTGTTTATGCCCATCTGCTGGGGCATGACTGGAAACAACCAGCAGTATTCGTACCTGAAGTGGTTTGACAACTGGCGCATCAGCGACTAA